The Thalassophryne amazonica chromosome 8, fThaAma1.1, whole genome shotgun sequence genome includes a window with the following:
- the LOC117515186 gene encoding stonustoxin subunit alpha-like, translating to MASDELVVAALGRPFTLGMLYDARADKLIPGVTLWDAKTRQENTAERPQPSSSFAVSTSDSTAEKSTLLDVDASLKVSFLGGLIEVGGSAKYLNDMKHSHHQSRVTLQYKATTKFKQMFLAPLDAKNKEQIGQIEQSLATHVVSGIVYGAQAFFVFDSEKSEDSSVQDIQGHMEAVIKKIPSFQIEGKVDIKLTDKEKALTDKFSCKFFGDFVLDVNPSTFVDAVKTYMDLPKLLGPDGENTVPAMVWLMPLKTLHFQAPEVVRKISVGLAGKAENAFEDVNQLKMRCNASLDDRVVQHLPQIQKKLINFQQLCNEYTSALQQNITKKSQSIKVGMTEESELEQLFEDRHSSPFNNEKLNRWMECMEREINVIRSCVEMMDGIQMVSDESELDRCVLAPGVEDAFCFVFTSVECEDPYIKALANYAASLKLGSAVDVSPCGQDQWFFSDQVLTRMREKAQDFQDLSKRRKNSRFCFLIAALTNDKYQGASIYYYHNGILITEDTSKPEQPPAEKTTDRSALLWYACDLTLDPNTVSNYLTLSDDNKKVTHAELQSYPDGPDRFVLPQVLCREPLIGRWYWEVEWGNRYREDIGVAVTYRAIERDTKTSSYLGLNDLSWSLGHKTKEKNVILYLEHDTETKEVPIPNDGFKRLGVFLDCFSHTLTYYRVSGSSVAALHTFTAEITEPLFAAFKIWTKGCYVKLL from the exons GTGTCACCTTGTGGGATGCTAAAACTCGACAGGAGAACACAGCTGAGAGGCCTCAGCCCAGCAGCTCATTTGCAGTTTCTACATCTGATTCCACTGCAGAAAAGTCAACTCTCCTTGATGTCGATGCTTCTCTGAAGGTCAGTTTCCTCGGCGGATTGATTGAAGTTGGAGGATCTGCCAAGTACCTGAATGATATGAAACATTCCCATCATCAGAGCAGAGTCACGCTTCAGTACAAAGCTACCACCAAgttcaaacaaatgtttctggctCCTCTGGACGCCAAGAATAAGGAACAAATAGGTCAGATTGAGCAGAGTTTGGCGACACATGTAGTCTCAGGCATCGTTTATGGGGCACAAGCTTTCTTTGTGTTTGACAGTGAAAAGTCTGAGGACAGCAGCGTTCAGGACATACAGGGCCACATGGAAGCCGTGATAAAGAAAATTCCATCATTTCAAATTGAAGGGAAAGTTGATATCAAACTGACGGACAAAGAAAAAGCCCTGACTGATAAATTCTCCTGCAAGTTCTTTGGTGACTTTGTCCTTGATGTTAACCCTTCGACCTTCGTTGACGCTGTAAAGACCTACATGGATCTTCCAAAGCTGCTGGGACCAGATGGAGAGAATACTGTTCCAGCGATGGTCTGGCTGATGCCCCTGAAGACTTTACATTTCCAGGCTCCTGAGGTGGTGAGAAAGATCAGCGTTGGATTAGCGGGAAAAGCAGAGAATGCTTTTGAAGACGTGAATCAACTGAAAATGAGATGCAATGCTTCTCTGGATGACAGAGTGGTCCAACATCTTCCACAGATTCAGAAAAAGTTGATAAATTTCCAACAGCTGTGTAATGAATACACATCTGCACTCCAACAAAACATCACAAAGAAAAGTCAGTCCATTAAGGTGGGCATGACAGAGGAAAGTGAGTTGGAACAACTCTTTGAAGACAGACACTCGTCACCATTCAACAACGAGAAGCTCAACAGGTGGATGGAGTGCATGGAAAGAGAGATCAATGTCATTAGATCCTGTGTGGAGATGATGGACGGAATACAGATGGTCTCAGATGAGTCTGAACTGGATCGATGTGTTCTGGCACCAGGGGTGGAAGACGCCTTCTGCTTTGTCTTTACCTCTGTGGAATGTGAAGATCCCTACATTAAAGCTTTGGCCAACTACGCAGCTTCACTGAAATTAGGAAGTGCAGTGGATGTCAGTCCATGCGGTCAGGACCAGTGGTTCTTCTCAGACCAAGTGTTAACCAGAATGAGAGAAAAAGCACAAGATTTCCAAGATCTTTCCAAACGTCGTAAGAAcagcaggttttgttttctcataGCGGCTCTGACCAATGACAAGTACCAAGGAGCAAGTATCTACTACTACCACAACGGCATTCTGATCACCGAGGACACTTCAAAGCCTGAACAGCCTCCTGCTGAGAAAACAACCGACAGAAGTGCCCTCCTGTGGT ATGCCTGTGATCTCACGCTGGACCCAAACACCGTCAGCAATTACCTGACTCTTTCTGATGACAACAAAAAGGTGACACATGCGGAGCTGCAGTCGTACCCTGATGGTCCAGACAGGTTCGTGCTGCCTCAGGTCCTATGCAGGGAGCCGCTGATCGGCCGCTGGTACTGGGAGGTCGAATGGGGTAACAGGTATCGGGAGGACATCGGCGTCGCTGTCACATACCGAGCAATCGAACGAGATACTAAGACCTCTTCTTATCTGGGACTTAATGATTTGTCGTGGAGTTTAGGTCACAAGACAAAGGAAAAGAACGTCATCCTCTATTTAGAGCATGATACGGAGACAAAGGAAGTTCCTATTCCAAATGACGGCTTCAAGCGTCTTGGTGTGTTTCTGGATTGTTTCAGCCACACTCTGACTTATTATCGTGTCTCAGGCAGCAGTGTCGCTGCCCTTCACACGTTCACGGCGGAAATCACTGAACCACTTTTCGCAGCCTTCAAGATCTGGACCAAAGGCTGCTACGTGAAGCTGCTGTAG